A stretch of DNA from Rattus rattus isolate New Zealand chromosome 1, Rrattus_CSIRO_v1, whole genome shotgun sequence:
CTCAAGGGACATCCATCAGGGTGGGGCAGAACTCTCAGAGAACATAAGACTCACGCACTGGACTCTGTACTGCCGAAGATGCAGACTGGCACTAGTCCTTGGCAAGGTCGGAGCCCTAACAAGACCCCACCTGGCCTCTATCCCGTTTCCACCCGCAGCGCCTCTTACCCGGAAGCTGTTGCAGCCTAGTCCGCTCTGGGCTCCAATCCTGTCAATCCTACCCCCGAAGCAGCTTGACCTTCGCAGGCTCCGAGGGCCAGCGAGCAGAGCCCTCAGTTTGCTTTTCAAGAGGGCAGATCTATCGGAGGGGTCCCAGGGGCTGCGCCCCAGAGCACCGCCACCTCTCTGAGATGGGTTGACCTCCCCAGTCCAGGGAGGCACCTCAGAGAGGGAGCTAAGTGCCGCCCCCGCTTCATCGGTCTGCTCGCTCAGGGCCTGCGGAGGCATGACCTCATCTTCTACCGGCATCTTCTCCTCCAGGTGGTCTAGCAGGTTCTTTATCAGGGGAAAATAAATGCAGAGAAAGGGGGACGTCTCAGGAATGGACCCAGTACCAAGGAGACCCTGGTCCCAGTCCATGCCCCACTTCCTGGCCCTACCTTGAAATCCATCAGATCTGTGTTGGACACCGCACTGTATACGGGATTTGCTCCAATATGGCCTGGGAGCCAAAAggccaggaagaggaagaagccc
This window harbors:
- the Nppa gene encoding natriuretic peptides A is translated as MGSFSITKGFFLFLAFWLPGHIGANPVYSAVSNTDLMDFKNLLDHLEEKMPVEDEVMPPQALSEQTDEAGAALSSLSEVPPWTGEVNPSQRGGGALGRSPWDPSDRSALLKSKLRALLAGPRSLRRSSCFGGRIDRIGAQSGLGCNSFRYRR